A window from Salarias fasciatus chromosome 11, fSalaFa1.1, whole genome shotgun sequence encodes these proteins:
- the LOC115396609 gene encoding protein FAM8A1-like: MADKENTNMEVDKGRNNSPADQVKPLVDELTQRIGDQNNAQRKEDVAESRATAEYCEKLQAWMWQYYSGYVNWQSWLAASAMSCPYYLQPSSGTPTAADLQSQSWINLTLSPYPPAAVSSPSSRAGEAAGGAAVAAQPQQQQPQENGNAPRPGREYSIPSPLQRLMAEMVDFFILFFIKATIIISIMHLSGIKDVSKFAMHFIVEEIDEDTSMEELQKMMLVALVYRILVCFYEIVCIWGAGGATPGKFLIGLRVVTCDSSVLVHPNRVLVVPATNVSLSASTVRALNKNFSIAFFFPAFITLLFFQHNRTVYDMVAGTIVVKRSRAR; the protein is encoded by the exons ATGGCcgacaaagaaaacacaaatatggAAGTCGATAAAGGAAGAAATAATTCTCCAGCTGACCAAGTGAAGCCACTCGTTGACGAACTAACCCAAAGAATAGGCGACCAGAACAATGCACAGCGCAAGGAGGACGTGGCGGAGAGTCGCGCCACGGCGGAGTACTGCGAGAAGCTGCAGGCATGGATGTGGCAGTACTACAGTGGATATGTCAACTGGCAGAGCTGGCTGGCAGCGTCGGCCATGAGCTGTCCGTATTATCTACAGCCGTCCAGCGGGACGCCGACAGCCGCCGACCTCCAGTCCCAGAGCTGGATCAATCTCACCTTGTCGCCTTACCCACCTGCGGCCGTCAGCTCGCCGAGCAGCCGAGCAGGTGAAGCCGCCGGCGGGGCGGCCGTGGCCGCTCAGCCGCAGCAACAACAGCCGCAGGAGAATGGAAATGCTCCGAGACCCG GTCGGGAGTATAGCATTCCTTCACCTCTCCAAAGACTAATGGCCGAGATGGTGGATTTCTTCATATTGTTTTTCATCAAAGCAACTATAATTATCAGTATTATGCACCTCAGTGGAATCAA AGACGTTTCCAAGTTCGCCATGCATTTTATAGTGGAGGAAATAGATGAGGACACGTCTATGGAGGAGCTGCAAAAAATGATGCTGGTTGCCCTCGTGTATCGAATATTGGTGTGTTTCTATGAG ATTGTGTGTATttggggagcaggaggagccacTCCAGGGAAGTTTCTCATTGGACTCAGAGTGGTTACGTGCGACTCGTCTGTTTTGGTTCATCCAAACAGGGTTCTGGTAGTGCCAGCAACTAATGTTTCTCTGTCTGC ATCAACTGTCCGGGCCTTGAACAAGAACTTTTCCATTGCCTTCTTCTTCCCAGCTTTCATCACGCTtctgtttttccagcacaacaggaCTGTGTATGATATGGTAGCTGGCACCATTGTTGTCAAGCGATCCAGGGCCAGATGA